From a region of the Listeria monocytogenes ATCC 19117 genome:
- the pplA gene encoding extracellular electron transfer flavoprotein PplA — protein MKLKKVAMGITVVMASSLLLVGCGSSDDSSKDKKSTDTKQTETKKTAKTDGTMTDGTYKLEEKNFDDKGWKGFMSIEVKDGKITKANYDYKNKDGKLKSEDADYEKAMKDKVGTGPQEYLKQLSDSLVKNQSAASVEVVSGATHSSDAFINYANQLIQAAQKADTTTISINNLAKMEDGTYKLEEQNYAHGYRVVFSMDVKDGKITKSDYNYVDKDGKLKSDDADYEKNMKAKSGTGPKEYIPALNKSLVEKQDVAAVDTVSGATNSSNQFKIYAAQLQNAAQNGNTDTIKVYNLVEAE, from the coding sequence ATGAAATTGAAAAAAGTAGCAATGGGTATTACCGTGGTAATGGCTTCAAGTTTATTACTAGTAGGTTGCGGTAGCAGTGACGACAGCAGCAAAGACAAAAAGAGCACAGACACAAAACAAACAGAAACAAAGAAAACAGCTAAAACTGATGGTACTATGACTGATGGTACTTACAAATTAGAAGAAAAGAATTTCGACGACAAAGGCTGGAAAGGTTTCATGTCAATCGAAGTTAAAGATGGTAAAATTACAAAAGCTAACTACGATTACAAAAACAAAGATGGCAAATTAAAATCTGAAGATGCAGACTACGAAAAAGCAATGAAAGATAAAGTAGGAACTGGTCCTCAAGAATACTTGAAACAATTAAGCGATTCTTTAGTTAAAAATCAATCTGCAGCATCTGTAGAAGTAGTTTCAGGAGCAACTCATTCTTCTGACGCTTTCATCAACTATGCTAACCAATTAATCCAAGCAGCTCAAAAAGCTGATACAACTACAATTTCCATCAACAACTTAGCTAAAATGGAAGATGGAACTTATAAACTTGAAGAACAAAATTACGCACATGGTTACCGTGTAGTATTCAGCATGGATGTTAAAGATGGCAAAATCACTAAATCTGACTACAACTATGTTGACAAAGACGGCAAACTTAAATCAGACGATGCTGACTACGAGAAAAACATGAAAGCTAAATCTGGTACTGGTCCAAAAGAATACATCCCAGCACTTAACAAATCTCTTGTTGAAAAACAAGACGTTGCTGCAGTAGACACTGTTTCTGGTGCTACTAACTCTTCTAACCAATTCAAAATCTACGCAGCTCAACTTCAAAATGCTGCACAAAATGGTAACACTGACACAATTAAAGT